A region of the Leucobacter komagatae genome:
ATGACGACGACCTGGTCGATGAAATCCTGCGAGAGGTACTCGACGGCCTTGCCCGAGAAGATCGCGTGCGTCGCGGCGATCGTGACGCCGCGGGCGCCGGCCTGCTTGAGCGCCTCGGCGGCCTTCGAGATCGTGCCGCCCGTGTCGATCATGTCGTCGACCATGAGGCACCAGCGATCCTTCACGTCACCGACGATGCCGTGCACCGAGGCCTGGTTCGCAACCGAGGGGTCGCGGCGCTTGTGGATGATCGCGAGCGGCGCACCGAGGCGGTCGCTCCAGACGTCGGCGACGCGAACGCGGCCCATGTCGGGCGAGACAACAGTGAGGTCGTCGCGGTTGAGGTTCTTCTCGAAGTGCTCGAGCAGCACGGGCATCGCGAACAGGTGGTCGAGCGGGCCGTCGAAGAAGCCCTGGATCTGCGGCGCGTGCAGGTCGACCGACATGATGCGGTCAGCGCCCGCGGTCTTGAAGAGGTCGGCGATGAGGCGCGCCGAGATGGGCTCGCGGCCGCGGCCCTTCTTGTCTTGACGCGAGTACGGGTAGAACGGCGCGACGACCGTGATGCGCTTCGCCGAGGCGCGCTTCAGCGCGTCAACCATGATGAGCTGCTCCATGAGCCACTCGTTGATCGGGTCGGTGTGCGACTGGATCACGAACGCATCCGAGCCGCGGACACTCTCGTCGAAGCGGGCGTAGAGCTCACCGTTCGCGAAGGTTCGGGCATCAGTGGGAACGAGTTCAGCGCCGAGTTCAGCGGCAACTTGCTCGGCGAGCTCGGGGTACGCTCGGCCGGTAATGAGAACGAGCTTCTTCTGCCCGGTCATCTCGATTTTGCTCATCAGTGCTTTCCCACTTGCCCTTCGGTGTCTACAGTGTGTGAGGTGTGTCGTTGAGTGAGTCTGTAGCGGCCTCGGGGCTCGCGGCCCGCTCGGCGGCGGCAGCGGAGGTAGTCCCGGGGCGGTTCGCAGCGACCCAGCCCTCCAGATTCCGCTGAGGGGCGACGGTCATCGCGAGCGCACCGGCGGGCACGGGCTTGCGCACGATTGTCCCCGCCGCGGTGTACGTTCCGTCTTCAATGGTAACCGGTGCGATGAGCACGTTTTTCGAGCCGATTCGAACGGCGTCACCGATAACTGTCTGGTGCTTGTTCACGCCGTCGTAGTTCGCGACGATCGTGCCCGCGCCGATGTTCGAGCCGGTGCCGATCGTGACGTCACCGACGTAGCTCAGGTGAGGCACCTTCGAGCCCTCGCCGATCTGCGCGTTCTTCGCTTCGACGAACGCCCCGATCTTGCCGCCCTCGCCGAGCTCGGTGCCCGGGCGAATGTAAGCGAACGGGCCAACCTCTGCGCCTGCGAGGAACGCGGCGAGCGTCGCCTCCGAACGGCGAACGCGCACGCCCTCGCCGACCTCGCAATCGGTCAGCGTCGTATCGGGGCCGATGATGGCGCCCGTCGCGATCGAGGTCGCGCCGTGCAGGAACGTGCCGGGGAGGATCTCGACATCCTGCTCGATGGAGACGTCGGCGTCGATCCACGTCGTCGCCGGGTCAACGATCGTGACACCGTTCCGCTGGTGCTCGCGGATGATGCGGGCGTTGAGCTCGCGGCCCGCATCAGCGAGCTGAGCTCGATCGTTCACGCCGGCGACGACCCAGGGATCATTCGTCGCGACGGCTTCGACGCCGCCGCCCTTCGCGAGGATCCGCGCCGCCGCGTCCGTCAGGTACTTCTCGCCCTGCGCATTGTTCGTGTCGATCTCGCCGAGTGCCTGCGTGAGCGCGCGGTGCGCGAACACGTAGATGCCGCCGTTGATCTCGGTGATCCGGCGCTGTTCGTCGGTCGCGTCCTTCTCCTCGACGATGCCCGTCATTCCGCCACTTGCGTCGCGGAGGATGCGGCCGAGTCCGGTCGGGTTCTCAAGCAGGGCCGACAGCAGGGTCATGTCACGGTGCTCCGCGAAGTGGCCGTCGAGCAGGCTCGTCACCGACGGGCCGTCGACGAGCGGGGCGTCGCCCGAGAGCACGACGACGGAGCCGTCGAAGTCGGCGGGGAGCGCCGCGAGTGCGAGCTCGACAGCGCGGCCCGTGCCGGGCACCTCGTCTTGGTCGACGATGACCGTGTCGGGTGCGTGGTTCAGGATTGCCTCGGAGACGCGCTCACGCTCGTGCCGGACGACGGCAACGATCTGCTCGGGCGACAGGGCCGCTGCGGTGTCGAGCACGTGCTCGATGAGCGCGCGCCCGCCGATTCGGTGCAGCACCTTGGGGAGGGTCGACTTCATGCGGGTGCCCTGGCCGGCTGCCAGGATCACGACAGCAAGTGAGCGTTCTGTCATGTCGGGTGTCCCTTTCTCGTTCGCGAGGGCGTGAGCACTGCGCGGAACTGCGCCGAAACCGACGCGCAGCGGTGAGGTCCCCTCACCCGCCGCCGCTCCGCCCCTAGGATTCGAACCTAGACTTAACAGCTCCAAAGGCTGTCGTGCTGCCATTACACCAAGGCGGACCGTACCGAAACCGGCACAGATATAGTCTGCCAGACGTCGCGGGCACTTTCGCACCTCTCGGGCAGAACGGGGCCAACTCCGGCGGGTTCGCGGGGAAAAAAGATGCTGCACCCGAGATAATGGGCAGATGGAAGACCGCACCCCAGACTCGACCGACGAGGTTGACGGGATCATCGCGTCGTGGAGCGCAGCACGCCCCGACCTCGATTTTGCGCCGCTCACCGTGTTCTCCAGGCTGTCGCGCATCGCCAAGCACCTCGACCGGGCGCGGTCGCACGCGTTCGAGCGCTCGGGCCTTGCATCGTGGGAATTTGATGTGCTCGCGGTGCTCAGGCGTGGCGGCGCGCCGTACCGGCAGAGCCCGAAGGTGCTGGTGCAGCAGACGATGGTTTCGAGCGGCACGATGACGAACCGCATTGACAGGCTAGTGGAGCGCGACCTCGTGCGCAGGCTCACCGACCCCAACGATGGGCGCGGCGTGCTCGTCGAGATGACGCCGCGCGGTCAGACTCTCGTCGACGCCGCAATGACCAGGCTCACCGACAGCGAGGAGCGGCTGCTCGGGGCGATGAACCGGCCCGAGCGCGAGCGACTCGCGGTGCTGCTGCGGAAGCTTGCGCGCAGCGTTGATCGCTACGAACCGGTCTCGGAGGCGTCAGACGACCCGGTCGCCTGACAATTTTTTTGG
Encoded here:
- a CDS encoding ribose-phosphate diphosphokinase; this translates as MSKIEMTGQKKLVLITGRAYPELAEQVAAELGAELVPTDARTFANGELYARFDESVRGSDAFVIQSHTDPINEWLMEQLIMVDALKRASAKRITVVAPFYPYSRQDKKGRGREPISARLIADLFKTAGADRIMSVDLHAPQIQGFFDGPLDHLFAMPVLLEHFEKNLNRDDLTVVSPDMGRVRVADVWSDRLGAPLAIIHKRRDPSVANQASVHGIVGDVKDRWCLMVDDMIDTGGTISKAAEALKQAGARGVTIAATHAIFSGKAVEYLSQDFIDQVVVMDTLPVPEEKRFEKLTVLSIAPLLAKAIHEVFEDGSVTSMFEGAA
- the glmU gene encoding bifunctional UDP-N-acetylglucosamine diphosphorylase/glucosamine-1-phosphate N-acetyltransferase GlmU, producing the protein MTERSLAVVILAAGQGTRMKSTLPKVLHRIGGRALIEHVLDTAAALSPEQIVAVVRHERERVSEAILNHAPDTVIVDQDEVPGTGRAVELALAALPADFDGSVVVLSGDAPLVDGPSVTSLLDGHFAEHRDMTLLSALLENPTGLGRILRDASGGMTGIVEEKDATDEQRRITEINGGIYVFAHRALTQALGEIDTNNAQGEKYLTDAAARILAKGGGVEAVATNDPWVVAGVNDRAQLADAGRELNARIIREHQRNGVTIVDPATTWIDADVSIEQDVEILPGTFLHGATSIATGAIIGPDTTLTDCEVGEGVRVRRSEATLAAFLAGAEVGPFAYIRPGTELGEGGKIGAFVEAKNAQIGEGSKVPHLSYVGDVTIGTGSNIGAGTIVANYDGVNKHQTVIGDAVRIGSKNVLIAPVTIEDGTYTAAGTIVRKPVPAGALAMTVAPQRNLEGWVAANRPGTTSAAAAERAASPEAATDSLNDTPHTL
- a CDS encoding MarR family winged helix-turn-helix transcriptional regulator — encoded protein: MEDRTPDSTDEVDGIIASWSAARPDLDFAPLTVFSRLSRIAKHLDRARSHAFERSGLASWEFDVLAVLRRGGAPYRQSPKVLVQQTMVSSGTMTNRIDRLVERDLVRRLTDPNDGRGVLVEMTPRGQTLVDAAMTRLTDSEERLLGAMNRPERERLAVLLRKLARSVDRYEPVSEASDDPVA